In one Lolium rigidum isolate FL_2022 chromosome 3, APGP_CSIRO_Lrig_0.1, whole genome shotgun sequence genomic region, the following are encoded:
- the LOC124695999 gene encoding CRM-domain containing factor CFM3, chloroplastic/mitochondrial-like produces the protein MESPNQERILFSFRESNWLDGLARALQEALARLSRTECDPTVENDRVACELDKNIPNPLNPPSPLPPLAIIHHLHSPSMAFSPALHLHHPPRLHHLFLSSSPLSSSSAHYPWLSAWSRPRRGLGPPAPALDLRPEPSPTSDSDDEDSVGTSRHSGRSTMSLILRRLQRAGYSPDAQTASQHPRRGSVEDVFRADDGVLPNARGGFDDDAESSLVDARFPWERPMPPPEAAARAARSPAWMAELTLPEPELRRLRHAAMRIKSKTQVGGAGVTREIVAKIKDKWRTDEVVRVKVNGTPALNMRLFHEILERKTGGLVIWRSGTSVSLYRGVAYDVPETTKGTNRTSQTLGTKSSSKVPPIPTLLPNENVNGMEDGNGALISNVEKEEIVESVPEIIYEEEIDRLLDELGPRYSDWPGSNPLPVDADLLPATVPGYKPPFRVLPYGVRRSLSRKDTTNLRRLGRGLPPHFALGRSRQLQGLAAAMVKLWERSSIAKIALKRGVQLTTSERMAEDIKKLTGGVMLSRNNDFVVFYRGKDFLSTELADALLEREKSMNSLLDEEQARLNPRLSFASSTEAFVEATVAGTLGETLEANSKYGNELDENHTDKMTRTVEAAKHADLVRKLEWKLAIAEKRIGKAQRVLGKVELGLKPTEDTKPPETITDEERFMFRKLGLRMKAFLLLGRRGVFDGTVENMHLHWKYRELVKILVKAKSFADVKRTALSLEVESGGVLVSVDKVSKGYAIVVFRGKDYRRPSMLRPKNLLSKRKALARSIELQRMEGLSRHIGKLNRRVNQLRFELVQIEKVKDQGDEELYARLDSAYSSEDEDVEDEDDESYLRSFDNPAVGSAEDDDDSSYDEDDDSAEDNGDYSQEDEDVGGEEDTEGSDYEEDDAGEDEDLEPSVISAVSFCRDMGSDCSDGDLGSKSEGSSDADDIRNSSADREDLI, from the exons ATCCGACGGTGGAAAACGACCGAGTAGCCTGTGAACTGGACAAAAATATCCCCAATCCCCTAAACCCTCCCTCTCCACTCCCTCCGCTCGCCATCATCCACCACCTCCACAGTCCATCAATGGCCTTCTCCCCCGCCCTCCATCTCCACCATCCGCCTCGCCTCCACcacctcttcctctcctccagccccctttcctcctcctccgctcacTACCCATGGCTCTCCGCCTGGTCCCGGCCCCGCCGCGGCCTCGGCCCGCCCGCCCCCGCGCTCGACCTTCGCCCGGAGCCATCCCCCACCTCCGACTCCGACGACGAGGACTCCGTAGGCACCAGCCGCCACTCCGGCCGCTCCACAATGTCTCTCATCCTCCGCCGGCTCCAGCGCGCGGGCTACTCACCCGACGCCCAGACCGCCTCTCAGCACCCGCGGCGGGGCTCCGTGGAGGACGTCTTCCGCGCGGACGATGGCGTGCTTCCGAACGCCCGCGGGGGGTTCGACGACGACGCGGAGTCCTCGCTCGTGGACGCGCGCTTCCCGTGGGAGCGGCCGATGCCGCcgcccgaggcggcggcgcgtgccGCCAGGTCGCCGGCGTGGATGGCGGAGCTCACGCTGCCTGAACCCGAGCTTCGGCGCCTGCGCCACGCGGCGATGAGGATCAAGTCCAAGACCCAGGTGGGCGGCGCTGGGGTCACGCGGGAGATCGTcgccaagatcaaggacaagtggAGGACGGATGAGGTTGTCAGGGTCAAGGTCAACGGCACGCCTGCGCTTAACATGCGCCTCTTCCACGAGATACTCGAG AGAAAAACAGGGGGGTTGGTAATATGGAGGTCAGGAACTTCTGTTTCTCTATACAGGGGAGTAGCCTACGATGTACCTGAGACCACCAAGGGAACAAATAGGACTTCGCAGACTCTTGGTACTAAGTCGTCAAGTAAAGTGCCTCCTATCCCTACCTTGCTACCTAATGAGAATGTAAATGGCATGGAAGATGGCAATGGAGCTTTGATATCTAATGTTGAGAAAGAAGAAATAGTTGAATCAGTCCCGGAAATCATATATGAAGAAGAAATTGACAGGCTGTTGGATGAGCTCGGCCCGAGATACAGTGACTGGCCTGGATCCAATCCATTGCCAGTAGATGCAGATCTGCTTCCTGCAACTGTTCCAGGTTACAAACCCCCTTTCCGAGTTCTGCCATATGGAGTCCGTCGATCTCTCAGCCGAAAGGATACTACCAATTTACGACGTCTTGGTCGTGGACTGCCTCCTCACTTTGCTCTCG GCCGAAGCAGACAACTCCAAGGATTGGCAGCTGCTATGGTGAAGTTATGGGAGAGAAGTTCCATTGCAAAAATTGCTTTGAAAAGAGGAGTGCAGCTTACTACCAGTGAGAGGATGGCTGAAGATATCAAA AAATTAACAGGTGGGGTAATGCTTTCAAGGAACAATGACTTCGTAGTCTTCTACAGAGGGAAAGATTTCTTGTCCACCGAACTTGCAGATGCACTGCTGGAGAGGGAAAAATCAATGAATTCCCTACTAGATGAGGAGCAAGCGCGGCTAAATCCAAGACTGTCTTTTGCTTCCAGCACTGAGGCATTTGTAGAAGCCACTGTGGCTGGTACTCTTGGAGAGACTCTTGAAGCTAACTCTAAATATGGAAATGAACTGGATGAAAATCACACGGACAAGATGACAAGAACTGTAGAAGCTGCAAAACATGCTGACCTTGTAAGGAAGTTAGAGTGGAAGCTTGCAATC GCAGAGAAAAGGATAGGAAAAGCTCAAAGAGTGCTTGGAAAAGTCGAGTTAGGCTTGAAGCCAACTGAAGATACCAAACCACCCGAAACAATAACAGATGAAGAGAGGTTCATGTTCCGGAAACTTGGTCTAAGAATGAAGGCATTTCTGCTCCTTG gaagaagaggaGTTTTTGATGGCACAGTCGAAAATATGCACTTGCACTGGAAATACAGGGAACTGGTGAAAATACTAGTGAAAGCAAAGTCTTTTGCAGATGTCAAGAGGACAGCGCTGTCACTTGAAGTCGAGAGTGGGGGTGTTTTAGTTTCTGTGGACAAGGTCTCCAAAGGCTATGCCATTGTTGTGTTTCGTGGGAAGGACTATAGACGACCTTCCATGCTACGACCCAAGAATCTTTTGTCAAAGAGAAAGGCCTTGGCTCGGTCCATTGAGCTACAGAGAATGGAG GGTCTCAGTCGTCACATTGGGAAGTTAAATAGAAGGGTGAATCAACTGAGATTTGAACTG GTCCAAATTGAAAAAGTCAAGGACCAAGGAGATGAGGAGCTTTACGCCAGACTAGATTCTGCGTATTCGAGCGAGGATGAAGATGTAGAG GATGAGGACGATGAGTCTTATCTCAGGAGCTTTGACAACCCGGCTGTTGGATccgctgaggatgacgatgattctAGTTACGATGAGGATGATGATTCTGCTGAAGATAATGGTGACTACAGCCAAGAGGATGAAGATGTCGGCGGTGAAGAGGATACTGAAGGTTCTGACTATGAAGAAGATGACGCCGGCGAGGACGAAGACCTCGAGCCCTCTGTAATTTCTGCTGTTAGTTTTTGCCGTGACATGGGTTCGGATTGTTCTGACGGTGACCTAGGAAGTAAATCAGAGGGGAGTAGTGATGCAGATGACATTAGAAACTCATCAGCAGACAGGGAAGACCTCATATAG